The genome window AGCTTGCGCTATCAATAATAGCTATACCTATTTTTGTTTTATAAATTCCATCTTTTTGCTCTAAATACTTATGATCTAAAGCATTTGTTGGACAATCTTTTATACAAGGGATATCTTCACACAACCTGCAAGGATTTTCTCTAGCTACAAAAAAAGGTGTTCCTTTTTTTGCACTATCTTGCATTGTAGCTAATTTTAAAACATCATAAGGACAAACCCTCACACAAAGTCCACATCGTATGCATTTTGACAAAAATTCTTTTTCATCATCAGCACCAGGTGGTCTTAAAAAATACTCCTGATTGGAACTCAGTGCTAAACTTACTAAAAAAGCACTACCGCTTCCTATGCACAAAAGCTTCAATGTAAAGGCTAAAAATTCTCTTCTTTTATTCATTATTTTATGCTTTGGTAATTTTTACGGCACACTTTTTAAAATCTGTTTGATTAGACAATGGACAAGTTGCATCTAGTGTAAC of Campylobacter sp. 2014D-0216 contains these proteins:
- the napG gene encoding ferredoxin-type protein NapG, which produces MNKRREFLAFTLKLLCIGSGSAFLVSLALSSNQEYFLRPPGADDEKEFLSKCIRCGLCVRVCPYDVLKLATMQDSAKKGTPFFVARENPCRLCEDIPCIKDCPTNALDHKYLEQKDGIYKTKIGIAIIDSASCVAYWGIQCDACYRACPLIDKAIKLETKRNERTAKHAFLLPVVDHEVCVGCGICEKACITQKPAIRVLPREFVLGKAGDNYIKGWDEKDEKRLQDVNTEKKFNQNKARDYLNDGELL